One genomic region from Methanomassiliicoccales archaeon encodes:
- a CDS encoding C1 family peptidase yields MRRFIAIFPLFLLLLSVNSLYALALPPEANLELSACTSDSDRSMISIPGHHLMTEAEMLQLKATLGVRQAGVDYNLIVDGFGTGLAPPTEEEYRAMVGRVWVADAVPLQDLTLPSSYDISKQGFFPKVGNQGSQGSCAAWAAIYYTYGYLEAKDNGWYDVKNGTNSSRLMSPAWAYNKINGGVDQGSWMSENFRVAVDWGVASLATHPYNPTDYVSWGSAAAFREAPLHKAHTYQEWYYKGDAAVAQAKAWLSQDIPVTFALDSRYYVFDNGAFIVTSQEYNSDTLNHAQTLVGYDDSISEDGEVGAFRVVNSWGSDWGDKGYYWLTYEAFKKISNRAGLWMTTVVDIPDYSPSLLATWYFNTPPLRSASITIALGEYPTALKSISPFYEYDTTRPMPAFMCLDISSFLPEWEAGTSSFWIEVQGGGSAQLSSFRMEAYEGVYFPGAATLASGQSASVPRTLPGFASIKFYKYPSVSFSSALDTPGLSFTSHGEARWVAVNHTYYKGGYSAQSGCIPDKAASSLQSVISGASSVSFYWKVSSQSGKDLLRFYVDDGLQGSISGNVEWTKFSISISPTVHVLRWEFVHDEDDCAYADAGWVDAVELVPADDLYEENDAWSEAKPLDVKQRYSGLKALDPDWFKVWLRPGDRLRVRVDFNSSQGDLDLYLFGTDGTHLLGFSATSGGMEIANMTATVQGHHYICVLPDAGTWAQYELSFQFEPGEPDQGRASSLTIVSGAGGFANISATSLVIEVGSRLEGKLLLRASNLWSIDDEVPLVATTSWGDAKTSFWTILNDLGSGVSELETSISLDIPTEPGAYHLLFAYRNESSPALIASATSHLIGMPIWEDGNDLSALSPFQIAQSKAEGRALVDWLMPDGMHLLYLPCAVLTIEAISLDTEPPSTMASLSGTTGQDGWYRSSVMVTLTATDTGGTGVKETWYSVDSGAWASYSSPFEVSGSAVHLVCFYSVDWKGNVEQQRQVMVRIDTTPPTTSAKIEGAQGRDGWYVSSISLSLTTSDSVSGVQYSYYRVNGGIWRIYTTTTIINAEGLILLEYYSVDVAGNGESIKKMNLKADLSPPITTCSIEGEGGPLWYRGPVMVTLSTNDALSGPGPCFYSLNGGAWTPYSAPIVLDKEGEHALSFNATDVAGNEEAAQSLTIRIDATAPTTSYDVEGVEGLAGWFVSPITVRLYAQDALSGVGQTTWSLDGGAWEDYVSPIIVAYSGEHLLRFRSVDLAGNLEEVRELILKMDVSPPMGNLVVVGEIGNEGWYRSDVLIMAEGNDEGSGVAAFYYRFISIEDWSPLPSSLQLQEDGVHRLVWFAVDWAGNQGEERELLIMVDRCPPIASLGISGSQGQEGWFVSLVDLHIDARDETSGVREIYYSLSGQAWRKYSSPITLSDEGVHEMRFFAVDNAGNPGEISSQEIRMDMSAPVTELYITGREGREGWYVSQVEVNLDPGDGVSGIAGTYYRIDGGSWQEAWSSIMIADGRHMLEYFSVDSAGNQERFQAREIMVDSQPPATLAITTGEYGARGWFRSQVTIQLSPSDETSGAAKTFYKLNEEVWREYISPLTLGEGMHLLRFRSVDQAGNEEEQIAMALKIDWTAPQSALRWEGERGAAEWFVSAVNLTLGFEDAVSGIYSAEWRLDGGDWQPYSGVVRINASGHHTLEWRSSDVAGNVQQTRQESFKIDLDKPMLHLMLPNQPFTSKRVQIPFQASDPTSSVALLTVRLDGGEYFTRPLGGEAIDVGELKDGLHELEIIITDEAGNSLREVVLFEVNTNPFSPQGPFGPWPLIGMFGLAVIALLLALPLRRRKM; encoded by the coding sequence ATGAGGCGCTTCATCGCGATATTCCCATTATTCCTACTTCTCCTATCCGTGAATTCCCTTTACGCCTTAGCGCTGCCACCGGAGGCGAACTTGGAGCTAAGCGCATGCACCAGCGATTCTGATAGATCGATGATTTCAATCCCTGGCCACCATCTCATGACCGAAGCGGAGATGCTGCAGCTGAAGGCGACTTTGGGCGTCAGGCAGGCAGGAGTGGATTACAATTTGATCGTGGATGGTTTCGGGACCGGCCTGGCGCCTCCTACCGAGGAGGAGTATAGGGCGATGGTGGGAAGGGTGTGGGTGGCGGACGCTGTTCCTCTCCAAGATCTTACTCTACCCTCTTCCTATGACATATCCAAGCAGGGCTTCTTCCCCAAGGTGGGCAACCAGGGGAGCCAAGGCTCATGCGCCGCATGGGCCGCGATATATTATACCTATGGCTATTTGGAAGCTAAGGACAACGGTTGGTACGATGTCAAGAACGGGACGAATAGCTCACGACTCATGAGCCCCGCTTGGGCCTACAATAAGATCAATGGTGGGGTGGATCAAGGCTCATGGATGAGCGAGAATTTCCGGGTGGCCGTGGATTGGGGTGTAGCCTCTTTGGCCACGCATCCTTATAATCCAACTGATTATGTGAGCTGGGGAAGCGCTGCTGCCTTCAGGGAGGCCCCTTTGCACAAGGCTCATACCTATCAGGAGTGGTATTACAAAGGGGATGCGGCGGTGGCTCAGGCTAAGGCCTGGCTTTCTCAGGATATACCAGTCACCTTCGCCTTGGACTCCAGATACTACGTTTTCGACAACGGGGCATTCATCGTGACCTCACAAGAGTACAACTCTGACACCCTTAACCATGCCCAGACCCTGGTGGGTTATGATGACAGCATCAGCGAGGACGGAGAGGTGGGTGCGTTCCGCGTGGTCAACTCCTGGGGCTCAGATTGGGGGGATAAAGGGTATTATTGGCTCACCTACGAGGCTTTCAAGAAGATATCCAACCGAGCTGGGCTTTGGATGACCACTGTGGTCGACATTCCCGATTACTCCCCTTCCCTTCTAGCCACCTGGTATTTCAACACCCCTCCTCTGAGGAGCGCATCGATCACCATCGCCTTGGGCGAGTATCCCACGGCGCTGAAGAGCATATCTCCTTTCTATGAATACGACACAACGCGCCCTATGCCTGCCTTCATGTGCCTGGACATATCCTCCTTCCTTCCTGAATGGGAGGCAGGGACATCCTCTTTCTGGATCGAGGTACAGGGAGGCGGCTCGGCTCAACTGAGCTCCTTCCGCATGGAAGCTTATGAAGGAGTTTATTTTCCTGGTGCGGCCACTTTGGCATCAGGGCAGAGTGCTTCCGTGCCACGAACCCTACCGGGCTTCGCTTCTATCAAGTTCTATAAATACCCTAGCGTCTCTTTTTCTTCCGCTCTCGACACTCCTGGCCTCTCCTTCACCAGTCACGGGGAAGCAAGATGGGTGGCGGTGAATCATACTTACTACAAAGGAGGCTACAGCGCACAGAGCGGCTGCATTCCAGACAAGGCAGCCAGCAGCCTGCAATCAGTGATTTCGGGAGCTTCCAGCGTCTCCTTCTATTGGAAAGTTAGCTCACAGTCCGGAAAGGATCTCCTGAGATTCTACGTGGATGACGGGCTGCAAGGAAGCATTAGTGGCAATGTCGAATGGACGAAGTTCAGCATATCCATATCCCCCACGGTTCACGTGCTGCGCTGGGAATTCGTGCACGATGAGGATGATTGCGCCTATGCCGATGCAGGATGGGTGGACGCGGTGGAGCTCGTTCCTGCTGATGACCTCTATGAGGAGAATGATGCTTGGAGCGAGGCAAAGCCGCTTGACGTCAAGCAGCGCTATAGCGGGCTGAAGGCCTTGGACCCTGATTGGTTCAAAGTCTGGCTCCGGCCAGGAGATCGGTTGCGGGTGAGAGTCGATTTCAACTCTTCCCAAGGAGACCTGGACCTCTATCTCTTCGGCACCGATGGCACGCATCTTTTAGGCTTCTCCGCCACAAGTGGAGGAATGGAGATAGCTAACATGACGGCCACCGTGCAGGGACATCATTACATCTGTGTCCTCCCTGATGCTGGAACATGGGCCCAGTATGAGCTCTCCTTCCAGTTCGAGCCAGGGGAACCGGATCAGGGAAGAGCATCCTCGTTGACCATCGTCTCTGGTGCTGGAGGATTCGCCAATATCTCAGCAACGAGCCTGGTGATTGAGGTGGGCAGCCGCCTGGAGGGAAAGCTTCTCTTGCGCGCCTCGAACCTTTGGAGCATAGATGATGAAGTGCCCTTGGTCGCGACGACCTCGTGGGGTGATGCCAAAACCTCTTTCTGGACCATCCTGAATGACTTAGGCTCAGGTGTATCAGAGCTCGAGACCTCTATCTCCCTAGACATCCCTACGGAGCCGGGGGCATATCATCTCCTTTTCGCCTATCGCAACGAATCTTCCCCGGCCTTGATCGCCTCTGCCACTTCGCATCTTATCGGCATGCCTATCTGGGAGGATGGCAACGATCTCTCCGCCCTGAGCCCCTTTCAAATCGCTCAGAGCAAGGCAGAAGGTCGGGCGCTGGTGGATTGGCTTATGCCCGATGGCATGCACCTCCTATATCTCCCTTGTGCGGTGCTGACCATCGAGGCCATATCTTTGGATACCGAGCCCCCCTCCACAATGGCGTCCCTCTCCGGCACGACGGGTCAGGATGGATGGTATCGCTCTTCGGTCATGGTCACTCTCACTGCGACTGACACCGGAGGAACAGGAGTAAAGGAGACCTGGTATAGCGTGGACTCAGGAGCTTGGGCATCGTATTCGTCACCCTTCGAAGTATCAGGCTCGGCGGTGCATCTAGTGTGTTTCTACTCTGTGGATTGGAAGGGGAACGTGGAACAGCAGAGGCAGGTGATGGTGCGCATAGACACCACCCCTCCCACTACGAGCGCCAAGATAGAGGGCGCACAAGGCCGCGATGGTTGGTATGTATCCTCCATAAGCCTTAGCCTCACGACCAGCGATTCTGTCAGCGGGGTTCAGTACAGTTACTATCGAGTGAACGGTGGCATCTGGAGAATATACACCACGACCACCATCATAAATGCAGAAGGCCTTATACTCTTAGAATATTACTCAGTCGACGTCGCGGGTAATGGAGAGAGCATCAAGAAGATGAATCTGAAAGCCGACCTCAGCCCTCCCATAACCACCTGCAGCATCGAGGGCGAGGGAGGTCCGCTATGGTACCGCGGCCCTGTCATGGTGACGTTGAGCACCAATGACGCCCTAAGCGGTCCTGGGCCTTGCTTCTACAGCTTGAATGGAGGAGCATGGACTCCTTATTCGGCTCCCATAGTGTTAGACAAGGAAGGAGAACACGCGCTCAGCTTCAATGCCACTGACGTTGCTGGTAACGAGGAGGCGGCGCAGTCGCTCACCATAAGGATCGATGCCACGGCGCCTACCACCTCATATGACGTAGAAGGGGTCGAAGGTCTCGCAGGCTGGTTTGTAAGCCCCATCACTGTTCGATTATATGCTCAGGACGCGCTGAGCGGTGTAGGCCAGACGACGTGGTCTTTGGATGGTGGCGCTTGGGAGGATTATGTCAGTCCTATCATTGTAGCGTATTCGGGGGAACATCTACTGCGCTTCCGCTCTGTGGACCTGGCAGGCAATCTGGAGGAAGTGCGAGAGTTGATACTAAAGATGGACGTGTCCCCTCCCATGGGCAATCTGGTCGTGGTGGGGGAGATAGGCAATGAAGGCTGGTATAGATCCGACGTCCTCATTATGGCTGAAGGTAACGATGAGGGAAGCGGCGTGGCCGCTTTCTATTATAGGTTCATTAGCATAGAGGATTGGTCTCCTCTGCCTTCCTCCCTGCAACTGCAAGAGGATGGGGTGCATAGGCTGGTATGGTTCGCTGTAGACTGGGCAGGAAACCAAGGAGAGGAGAGGGAACTGCTCATCATGGTGGATAGATGCCCGCCCATCGCCTCCCTTGGGATCTCAGGCTCCCAAGGCCAAGAGGGATGGTTCGTGTCCTTGGTGGACTTGCATATAGATGCCAGGGACGAGACCAGTGGAGTCAGAGAGATCTACTACTCTCTCTCAGGACAGGCTTGGAGGAAATACTCTTCCCCCATAACTCTGTCCGACGAGGGCGTGCATGAGATGAGATTCTTCGCCGTGGACAACGCTGGCAACCCTGGAGAAATAAGCTCCCAGGAGATCAGGATGGATATGAGCGCACCCGTGACCGAGTTATATATCACGGGGCGTGAGGGGCGAGAAGGATGGTACGTAAGCCAGGTGGAAGTTAACTTGGACCCTGGGGACGGGGTGAGCGGGATAGCGGGGACATACTATCGCATTGATGGTGGGAGCTGGCAGGAGGCCTGGTCATCAATAATGATCGCGGATGGAAGGCATATGCTGGAATACTTTTCCGTGGACAGCGCTGGCAACCAGGAGAGATTCCAAGCACGGGAAATAATGGTCGATTCGCAGCCTCCTGCCACCCTGGCTATCACCACAGGCGAGTACGGTGCAAGAGGGTGGTTCAGATCACAAGTCACCATTCAATTATCGCCTTCGGACGAGACGAGCGGTGCAGCGAAGACATTCTACAAGCTCAACGAGGAGGTTTGGCGCGAATACATTTCACCCTTAACATTGGGAGAGGGCATGCATCTATTGCGCTTCCGCTCCGTTGACCAGGCAGGCAACGAGGAAGAGCAGATAGCCATGGCTCTGAAAATCGACTGGACTGCGCCCCAAAGCGCGCTCAGGTGGGAAGGGGAGCGGGGGGCAGCGGAGTGGTTCGTCTCGGCCGTGAATCTGACCTTGGGTTTCGAGGATGCTGTCAGTGGCATCTATTCCGCGGAATGGAGGCTGGATGGGGGGGATTGGCAACCTTATTCAGGCGTTGTGAGGATAAATGCCTCAGGTCATCATACTCTAGAATGGAGGAGCTCGGATGTGGCCGGTAATGTGCAACAGACACGCCAGGAGAGCTTCAAGATCGACTTGGACAAGCCGATGCTGCATCTCATGCTACCAAACCAACCTTTTACTTCGAAGAGAGTGCAGATACCATTCCAGGCCAGTGATCCGACATCCTCGGTGGCGCTATTAACCGTACGCCTTGACGGAGGAGAGTATTTCACCAGACCCTTGGGGGGAGAGGCCATCGACGTGGGAGAGCTGAAGGATGGCTTGCATGAGCTGGAGATAATAATCACCGATGAGGCGGGGAACAGCTTGAGGGAGGTCGTGCTGTTCGAGGTCAACACCAATCCCTTCAGTCCTCAAGGCCCCTTCGGGCCATGGCCTTTGATAGGCATGTTCGGCCTAGCCGTTATCGCGCTGTTGCTGGCCTTGCCCCTTCGCAGGAGGAAGATGTAG
- a CDS encoding tetratricopeptide repeat protein: MTSSGAKGEKLTSLLRLIKRDRGELHLKEGMRLADAKEWSAAVEELQLALYEFEEIEDGARMSAVLAALALCRFGQGDLEGAEVDSRRSIEAMRQGGDREGEATAILGLGYVLLARGEYSKAQEVFHEALSLFRAESLWEGVTRSYLGLERALRANGQEEEADEARAKAEDARRRLAHGI; this comes from the coding sequence ATGACCTCCTCAGGAGCCAAAGGGGAGAAGCTGACCAGTCTCTTGCGCCTGATAAAGCGCGATCGTGGCGAGCTGCACCTGAAAGAGGGGATGAGGCTGGCGGATGCCAAGGAGTGGAGTGCTGCCGTGGAAGAGCTGCAGCTCGCCCTTTATGAGTTCGAGGAGATCGAGGATGGGGCGAGGATGTCCGCTGTCCTTGCCGCCCTAGCCCTCTGCCGCTTCGGGCAGGGAGATTTGGAAGGAGCTGAGGTAGACTCGAGGAGATCAATCGAGGCCATGAGGCAGGGGGGCGACAGGGAGGGTGAGGCCACCGCCATATTAGGGCTGGGGTATGTACTGCTGGCCAGGGGTGAGTATTCAAAGGCTCAGGAAGTCTTCCATGAGGCCCTTTCCCTCTTCAGGGCGGAGAGCTTGTGGGAGGGGGTGACCCGTTCCTATCTCGGCCTGGAGAGGGCTTTGAGGGCTAACGGGCAAGAGGAGGAGGCGGACGAGGCTCGGGCTAAGGCAGAGGATGCGAGGCGAAGGCTAGCGCATGGCATATGA
- a CDS encoding superoxide dismutase: protein MGEKTYQLQPLPYDYNALAPVISEDLLRLHHDKHHAAYVNGANAVLQKLEKARKEGTDLDMKALAKEYSFHFGGLFLHERFWQNMGPSGKSGGKPGGKIGDLINKEFGSFERFKKEFSAVASSVEGSGWAALVYCGHIERPMLVQIEKHNVNVTPQQKVLLVLDVWEHAYYLDYKNDRGKFIENWWNIVDWEAVEKRLP, encoded by the coding sequence ATGGGAGAGAAGACATACCAACTGCAGCCTTTGCCCTACGACTACAACGCTCTGGCGCCTGTCATTTCCGAGGACCTGTTGCGCCTGCACCATGACAAGCACCACGCCGCCTATGTCAACGGCGCCAATGCCGTATTGCAGAAGCTGGAGAAGGCGCGAAAGGAAGGCACGGATCTGGACATGAAGGCCTTGGCCAAGGAGTATTCCTTCCATTTCGGGGGACTATTCCTGCATGAGAGGTTCTGGCAGAACATGGGCCCCAGCGGGAAGTCGGGAGGGAAGCCGGGGGGTAAGATAGGGGATCTGATAAACAAGGAGTTCGGATCCTTCGAGCGCTTCAAGAAGGAGTTCTCCGCCGTGGCCAGCTCGGTGGAGGGTTCGGGATGGGCGGCCCTGGTCTATTGCGGGCATATCGAGCGTCCCATGCTGGTGCAGATAGAGAAGCACAACGTGAACGTCACGCCACAGCAGAAGGTGCTGTTAGTCTTGGATGTCTGGGAGCATGCCTACTATCTTGACTATAAGAACGACCGGGGCAAGTTCATAGAGAACTGGTGGAACATAGTCGATTGGGAGGCGGTGGAGAAGCGGCTTCCTTGA
- a CDS encoding DUF362 domain-containing protein — protein sequence MHQMKRVALVKCSSYHRQEVEQALDRAIGLLGGWKAFISPGQKVLIKPNLLIAATPDKCITTHPEVVRAVAKSLMQNGCHVTIADSPGAGVLYTESALRKAYSLSGWQSVAEELGAELNFRTDYREVPCPEGRMLKRFLIIEPALEAEVIISLPKAKTHMLTTMTGAVKNLFGVVPSIEKPALHARFPSLDAFSDMLLDLNQLIRPRLHIMDAIIGMEGDGPHTGEPRHIGAILASEDPHALDYVAARIMSLEPMEVGTLAAAQRRGLIRADGTDIELVGDELNDFVIKDFKRPRTKDRQKGFSEGRLASLALSLVKAYSLRPQVDREICTGCGRCERICPKGAVTVRKGKARIRARSCIRCFCCHEMCASKAIVLRRSASGRVLARLVERRSKG from the coding sequence ATGCACCAGATGAAGCGCGTGGCATTGGTCAAGTGCTCCTCCTACCACCGCCAAGAAGTGGAACAAGCACTGGACCGCGCCATCGGCCTTCTTGGTGGCTGGAAGGCATTCATATCCCCCGGCCAGAAAGTCCTGATAAAGCCGAATCTTCTCATCGCCGCCACCCCCGATAAATGCATAACCACTCACCCCGAGGTCGTCAGGGCGGTGGCCAAATCGCTTATGCAAAATGGATGTCACGTGACCATCGCGGACAGCCCAGGTGCCGGCGTTCTTTACACAGAGAGCGCATTACGTAAGGCCTACTCACTATCAGGCTGGCAATCTGTGGCGGAGGAGCTAGGAGCTGAGCTCAACTTCCGCACCGACTATCGTGAAGTCCCCTGTCCTGAGGGGAGGATGCTGAAGCGCTTCCTTATAATCGAGCCAGCTCTAGAGGCTGAGGTCATCATCTCGCTGCCCAAGGCCAAGACCCATATGTTGACCACCATGACAGGCGCGGTGAAGAACCTGTTCGGGGTGGTGCCCAGTATAGAGAAGCCCGCCCTGCACGCTCGATTCCCCAGCCTTGACGCCTTCAGCGATATGCTGCTGGACCTCAATCAGCTCATCAGACCGAGACTGCATATCATGGATGCCATCATCGGCATGGAAGGGGACGGTCCCCATACCGGAGAGCCGCGCCATATAGGAGCGATCTTGGCCAGCGAGGACCCGCACGCCCTGGACTACGTGGCCGCCAGAATCATGTCCCTCGAGCCCATGGAGGTGGGCACTCTGGCAGCGGCGCAGAGGAGAGGATTGATTCGCGCTGACGGAACGGACATCGAGCTGGTAGGCGATGAGCTGAACGATTTTGTGATCAAGGATTTCAAGCGTCCTCGGACCAAGGACCGGCAAAAGGGATTCTCAGAAGGCCGGTTGGCCTCCTTGGCGCTCTCCCTGGTTAAGGCCTATTCCCTGAGGCCACAGGTCGACCGCGAAATATGCACCGGCTGTGGACGATGCGAGCGCATATGCCCCAAGGGGGCGGTCACGGTGCGAAAGGGCAAAGCCCGTATCAGGGCGCGCAGCTGCATCCGCTGCTTCTGCTGCCATGAGATGTGCGCCTCCAAAGCCATCGTCCTGCGCCGCAGCGCCTCGGGAAGAGTTCTGGCGCGGCTGGTCGAACGCCGCTCGAAAGGGTAA
- a CDS encoding pyridoxamine 5'-phosphate oxidase family protein: MPVRRKEKEVCNPEVMERLLNSAKVIHIAMNDEGEPYIVPMLFGYRDGSIFLHSAKEGRKVEVWRRGGKVCFEVEELGDIQRKELPCKWTLDYVSVIGWGQPHIIEDETSMRKGLDVIMEHYGGRPPFEYSEALLSKTLVVRIDIISMTCKRSISP; encoded by the coding sequence ATGCCCGTGAGGCGCAAGGAGAAAGAAGTGTGCAACCCTGAGGTGATGGAACGGCTGCTCAACAGCGCCAAGGTGATCCATATCGCCATGAACGATGAGGGGGAGCCTTACATCGTTCCCATGCTTTTCGGCTATAGGGATGGCAGCATCTTCCTGCATTCCGCCAAAGAGGGGAGGAAGGTGGAGGTGTGGCGCAGGGGAGGTAAGGTTTGCTTTGAGGTGGAGGAGCTGGGGGATATCCAGAGAAAGGAGCTGCCCTGCAAATGGACCTTGGACTATGTGAGCGTCATAGGTTGGGGTCAGCCGCATATCATAGAAGATGAGACGTCTATGAGAAAAGGATTGGATGTCATAATGGAGCACTATGGTGGCAGGCCTCCGTTCGAATACTCTGAGGCGCTGCTCTCCAAGACGTTGGTAGTCAGGATAGACATCATAAGCATGACCTGCAAGCGCTCTATATCGCCCTAG
- a CDS encoding agmatine deiminase family protein: protein MTETPRSRGYYMPAEWAPHDATWISWPKNPLTFPPEILPEVESIFAQMVSALSQGETVKVLVEDDEMRDRMEKACSRAGADMNRVEAKLIHSSDVWIRDYGPTFLLHRETGEKAATKWRFNAWGGKYDDLLYDDKAGEEVVRSTGVRTFWPGIVLEGGSIDVNGKGTVLTTEQCLLNKNRNPHLTRDDIERYLEEYISAPNVIWLRSGIEGDDTDGHVDDFARFISEDQVLCAYSRSKANANAEVLRVNFEILRQAVDQDGRPLRVERLPMPRPLWLEEEQRFLPASYANFYIGNDCVLLPVFKDRNDRRAIEILERAFPERRVVPIHATQLVYGYGGIHCVTQQEPAGRTGT from the coding sequence ATGACAGAGACGCCTCGCTCCCGAGGGTACTACATGCCTGCGGAATGGGCGCCACATGACGCTACCTGGATCTCCTGGCCGAAGAATCCCCTCACCTTCCCACCGGAGATTCTTCCGGAGGTGGAGTCGATCTTCGCCCAGATGGTCTCGGCATTGAGCCAAGGGGAGACGGTCAAGGTCTTGGTGGAAGATGATGAGATGAGGGATAGGATGGAAAAGGCCTGCTCTCGTGCGGGGGCGGACATGAACAGGGTCGAGGCCAAGCTCATCCATTCCTCGGATGTCTGGATACGCGATTACGGCCCTACCTTCTTGCTCCACCGAGAGACGGGCGAGAAGGCGGCCACCAAGTGGCGCTTCAACGCCTGGGGTGGAAAGTACGATGACCTTCTCTACGATGATAAAGCTGGAGAAGAGGTAGTTCGATCGACAGGAGTGCGCACTTTCTGGCCAGGTATAGTGCTCGAGGGAGGTTCAATCGACGTAAATGGAAAAGGCACGGTCCTCACCACGGAGCAGTGCCTGCTCAACAAGAATCGCAACCCTCATCTCACGCGCGATGACATCGAACGCTATCTGGAGGAATACATCTCTGCGCCGAATGTGATCTGGCTCCGATCAGGCATAGAAGGGGACGACACGGATGGGCACGTGGATGATTTCGCCCGCTTCATCTCCGAGGACCAGGTGCTCTGTGCGTATTCCAGAAGCAAGGCCAACGCCAACGCCGAGGTGCTCAGGGTGAACTTCGAAATCCTCCGCCAGGCGGTGGACCAGGATGGCAGGCCTTTGCGGGTGGAAAGGCTCCCCATGCCCAGGCCTCTTTGGCTGGAGGAGGAGCAAAGGTTCCTTCCCGCCAGCTACGCCAATTTCTACATCGGCAACGATTGCGTTCTCCTGCCTGTCTTCAAGGACCGCAACGACCGCAGGGCCATCGAAATACTAGAGCGCGCGTTCCCTGAGCGCAGGGTGGTGCCCATACACGCAACCCAACTGGTCTACGGATACGGCGGTATTCATTGCGTCACGCAGCAGGAGCCGGCTGGCAGGACCGGGACATAA
- a CDS encoding carbon-nitrogen hydrolase: MPRRKLTVGLVQMRMTASTEENLTRALDRIERAYDGGAELICLPELFTSPYFPQYRMSEGKGRDFAESIPGRTTEALCRCAAKLKVGIIAGSLHELCGKKMYNTSPVIGPDGCILGLYRKTHIPYDESFYEKEYFAPGDTGFKVFELSGIKFGVLICYDQWFPEAARCLALQGAEIVFYPTAIGTCRGIRQKEGDWHQAWENVMRGHAIANGIVVCAVNRCGQEDRMRFWGGSFVCDAFGRTIERLGAREEVLVRKVDLDHGAEVRRGWGFLRNRRPECYGRLVEVE, from the coding sequence TTGCCGCGCAGGAAGCTAACAGTGGGCCTGGTGCAGATGAGAATGACTGCCTCCACCGAGGAGAACTTAACACGCGCCCTGGATAGGATAGAGCGCGCCTACGATGGAGGAGCGGAGTTGATCTGCCTACCTGAGCTCTTCACCTCGCCTTATTTCCCCCAGTATCGAATGAGCGAGGGGAAGGGTAGAGACTTTGCGGAGAGCATCCCAGGGAGGACGACGGAGGCGCTTTGCAGGTGCGCGGCAAAACTTAAGGTGGGCATAATTGCAGGCTCACTGCATGAATTGTGCGGCAAGAAAATGTATAACACAAGCCCCGTCATCGGTCCGGATGGATGCATTTTAGGCTTGTACCGCAAGACGCACATTCCTTATGATGAGAGCTTCTACGAGAAGGAGTACTTCGCCCCAGGAGACACTGGCTTCAAGGTCTTCGAGTTGTCTGGCATCAAATTCGGGGTGCTGATCTGTTATGACCAATGGTTCCCTGAAGCGGCGCGTTGCTTGGCACTGCAAGGCGCTGAGATCGTCTTCTACCCCACCGCCATAGGCACATGCCGCGGGATAAGGCAGAAGGAGGGGGATTGGCATCAGGCCTGGGAGAACGTCATGCGCGGCCACGCCATCGCCAACGGTATAGTAGTATGTGCTGTCAATCGCTGCGGCCAGGAGGATAGGATGAGGTTCTGGGGCGGCAGCTTCGTGTGCGACGCCTTCGGGAGGACGATCGAGCGCTTGGGAGCTAGGGAGGAGGTTTTGGTGCGAAAGGTCGACTTGGACCATGGGGCAGAAGTGCGAAGGGGTTGGGGATTCCTGCGCAACCGCAGGCCCGAATGCTACGGGCGCCTGGTGGAGGTCGAGTGA